The window AAAGTCGTTCTTGTTAATTTGGTCTATAGTAGTTTAGTTTTTTTGAACTTGGTATCACTCGGTTTCATCTTCAACCAGCTGTCTTCCTATTGATGGCGAAGGGTTCTTATGTCAGCCATTTTAGGACATAATCTGACTTTACTTATAATCATCCttttctatacaaaatttttTGCTTGGGAACGTTTTAAATaccttaattatataaattatctctttctatattaaatgtcattttatcttttaatgtTTGCTTCATTATAAATGTCGTTTTAGATTTCTAAtgcatattttaaacattttttttcaaaatttacccttatttttattcattaattaataaaaccaaacaaaaaaatttatattaaatacgaataaaacataaattttttaaaaatttattaattcgTGTGTAAAAATCTTAAACGATTCTTTTTACTAAAAGGATGGAGTATGTTTTAATTTAGAAACATTAAGTTTTTGTTAATGGTGTGTGgcattaatttttgttaatggTGTGTTTTTCAGTtgcattaattttttgttaatcccctatatattatttgagaagcattacaacttctttttgtagccacatgtcatcactaggatgattcttagaatcattagagaaatatgttggtccatctaattatataataagttttttttattaaactaacaataaattcattattaatgtacttcattatttccttaaataaaatttacgaaattgcctaatgtggctaaagtatatatgacaattaatgattttcaataataaagatttgataaaaattagtgtatcttctatcatatttgtttaattttaaactattaaataaattaaacaaccacaataaccatataataaaaaaattagatttttttgtatatgttatattttgaattttgaaaaacgactataaattactaaaactgtttaAAGTCTTACAttcaaatgattacaaaattatataagtgaaaaatataatttaattaattattaagattgatatatatatatatatatatatatatatatatatatatatcgttttaaattaaactataaaccatataaaatacataaatcttttagtttcaaaatttactttgaacaacgttttggtaaaagttttgaacgaacattgacaacttattttttttaattataaattattaaaactattaatctcaccatgaaaattttgttatcagtaatttaaatttttctctataaaagatacaaatgatcaaaaaaaactatatgagtagaaatcatcatttaatagacattagtattaaaaatatactatgtatgttagtatcatttaaatttaattacatatcctatcaaatattaaaaaaaaattggattaataaaattgatttatatgttcacaccaatttaattatatatttaatagttactgacttttaattattcaatatatatttattatttcataatatgtaaaaatatttaatacataaaataatttttatatataatgttcattccgcgcaaggcgcggatcttaacctagtgtaTATTAATATAACTTCCGCTTATATGACATTGAAAAATTTATAAGAACGTTAGAGTATTCTATAATGTATATATGCATGATCGGTGAATACTTAATGGAGTAGTAGCTTTCTTTGACTAAGTAAAATTTACATGACAACATTTACAGAATGTCGGtggaaaataaattatacttaggTAGATGTCATTGTGATTAACATAGCTTAACAAGCAACTAATATAATAGCATTTCTTTTAAAGAATGTCtggttaaaattaaaattgtcaATTCGTATTTTGGATTATTTCAGTCGAGTGGTTGAAGATTAGTTTTCTAGACCGTGGAAAGTTccaaatcattttaatttttgattataaaaataacaaaaccaaTAATTGCCAGCTAACAACGgaatttaaaataactaaacaatTAGGAGAAAAAACGTAGGTATTTAATCGGTCCCTTATAAGTTATAAACAAAGGCCACCTCAAACGACTAGTTTGTCCACTATAAAAACAACTCTTGTCCATGCAGAAATACAATCAAtcacttcttcttcatcttcttcaaacaCTAACCATTTTCAAGgcttttttctttaataatttgGACACAAAAGGCCTTAGCAGCCGGTGAAAATTATCCGGTGATCTAAACAATGGCGACTCCTGCATGGAGTCATGCCAGGGGTCAATGGGTAATAGCCATGTTGGCGTTACTCGTTGGCTCGGCAATAGCTACCGAACCTTACTATTATAGctctcctccaccaccgtaTGAGTATAAATCTCCACCGCCTCCGGTTAAGTCTCCTCCACCTCCTTATGAATACAAATCTCCTCCCCCTCCGGTTAAGTCTCCCCCACCACCTTATTACTATCATTCACCGCCGCCGCCGGTGAAATCCCCTCCCCCTCCTTATGTATACcagtctcctcctcctccggtgaagtctccaccaccacctTATTACTACCACTCTCCGCCACCACCTGTGAAGTCTCCTCCCCCTCCTTATGTATAcaactctcctcctcctccggtgaagtctcctccaccaccgtaTTATTACcactctcctccaccaccagtaaaatctcctcctcctccttacTATTATCATTCTCCACCACCTCCGGTGAAATCTCCGCCACCACCATATTACTATCACTCACCACCTCCTCCAGTGAAGTCTCCCCCACCACCATATTACTACcattctccaccaccaccggttaaatctccaccaccaccttaCTACTATCATTCTCCACCTCCTCCATTgaagtctcctccaccaccatactactatcactctcctcctcctccagccaagtctccaccaccaccatactactactactactctcctcctcctccagtcaagtctcctccaccaccgtaCTACTAccactctcctcctcctccggtcaagtctcctccaccaccgtaCTACTAccactctcctcctcctccggtaaagtctccaccaccaccgtaCTACTAccactctcctcctcctccggttaaatctccaccaccaccttaCTACTAccactctcctcctcctccggttaAATCACCACCACCGCCATACTATTATCACTCTCCACCTCCTCCAGTGAAATCACCACCCCCACCTTATTATTACTCATCCCCACCACCACCAAAGTCTTATCCTCCACCATACTACTACTCATCTCCACCGCCACCACCAAAGTCGTACTCGCCACCGTACTACTACTCATCGCCACCACCTCCGATGTCATACCCTCAACCTCACCCACAGCCACATCCACTTGTCTTCAAAGTTGTTGGTAAAGTGTATTGTTACAGATGTTATGACTGGACTTATCCTAAAAAGTCCCACGATAAGAAGCATCTCAAAGGTAACTATGTCTTCCACGTGTTCAATAATTAATGTTTTAATCTTAGCTAACTTAATTACAGAAAATATGATCCTGATGATTATAGAATGATTAAAGGCTTATAGGATTTAAATAAACTAGCATATGTGTATTGTGAAGTGGTAGTTGCAAGTCTGGATTATTTATTTAGTGGAGAAAAGAAAACGATCAagtcaagaaaaaaacaaaaatctgttATTGACTAAAACAATCGAGAGAGATAGAACAAGCAAAATCGATTTAAATGACATAAAATGatactttaaatttaaataatttgttGTCATATAGGTGCTGTGGTGGAAGTGACGTGCAAGGCCGGTGACAAGACAGTGAAGGCATACGGGAAGACCAAAATCAACGGTAAATACGCAATAACCGTTAAGGGATACAACTACCGTAAATACGGTGGCGAAGTTTGCACAGCCAAACTCCACTCGCCACCTAAGGGATCGCCGTGTAACATTCCTACAAGTTACCATTTGGGTAACAAAGGTGCTAAACTCCATGTGAAATCAAAGACAAAGTACGAGGTTGTGCTTTATGCTAAGTCCTTTGCTTATGCACCTAAGAAACCTTACGGAGAATGCCACAAGCCGGCTCCTTACCATCCTCCTTACTACTACaagtctccaccaccacctTCTCCGGTTTACTACTACaagtctccaccaccaccaactCCAACTTATGTCTATAAATCACCGCCTCCACCAACCCCAGCGTATGTCTACAAATCGCCTCCTCCTCCTACCCCAACATACGTCTATaaatctcctccaccaccaactCCGACTTACGTCTACAAATCACCACCACCGCCTACTCCAACGTATGTGTATAAGTCTCCGCCTCCACCAACCCCTACGTATGTCTACAAGTCGCCCCCACCACCAACTCCAACCTATGTTTACAAATCACCGCCTCCTCCTACTCCGACCTACGTCTACAAGTCGCCGCCTCCTCCTACCCCAACTTATGTTTACAAGTCGCCACCACCTCCAACACACACTCCTACACCATACTACTACcattctccaccaccaccagttAAATCTCCTCCACCTCCATATTATTACCATTCGCCACCACCACCCGTAAAATCTCCACCACCGCCATATTATTATCATTCACCACCCCCTCCGGTgaaatctcctcctcctccttacTACTACCACTCTCCACCCCCTCCG of the Brassica rapa cultivar Chiifu-401-42 chromosome A03, CAAS_Brap_v3.01, whole genome shotgun sequence genome contains:
- the LOC103858052 gene encoding extensin-2, producing MATPAWSHARGQWVIAMLALLVGSAIATEPYYYSSPPPPYEYKSPPPPVKSPPPPYEYKSPPPPVKSPPPPYYYHSPPPPVKSPPPPYVYQSPPPPVKSPPPPYYYHSPPPPVKSPPPPYVYNSPPPPVKSPPPPYYYHSPPPPVKSPPPPYYYHSPPPPVKSPPPPYYYHSPPPPVKSPPPPYYYHSPPPPVKSPPPPYYYHSPPPPLKSPPPPYYYHSPPPPAKSPPPPYYYYYSPPPPVKSPPPPYYYHSPPPPVKSPPPPYYYHSPPPPVKSPPPPYYYHSPPPPVKSPPPPYYYHSPPPPVKSPPPPYYYHSPPPPVKSPPPPYYYSSPPPPKSYPPPYYYSSPPPPPKSYSPPYYYSSPPPPMSYPQPHPQPHPLVFKVVGKVYCYRCYDWTYPKKSHDKKHLKGAVVEVTCKAGDKTVKAYGKTKINGKYAITVKGYNYRKYGGEVCTAKLHSPPKGSPCNIPTSYHLGNKGAKLHVKSKTKYEVVLYAKSFAYAPKKPYGECHKPAPYHPPYYYKSPPPPSPVYYYKSPPPPTPTYVYKSPPPPTPAYVYKSPPPPTPTYVYKSPPPPTPTYVYKSPPPPTPTYVYKSPPPPTPTYVYKSPPPPTPTYVYKSPPPPTPTYVYKSPPPPTPTYVYKSPPPPTHTPTPYYYHSPPPPVKSPPPPYYYHSPPPPVKSPPPPYYYHSPPPPVKSPPPPYYYHSPPPPVKSPPPPYYYQSPPPPVKSPPPPYYYHSPPPPVKSPPPPYYYHSPPPPMKSPPPPYYYHSPPPPVKSPPPPYYYHSPPLPVKSPPPPYYYHSPPPPVKFPPPPYYYHSPPPPVKSPPPPYYYHSPPPPVKSPPPPYYYHSPPPPVKSPPPPYYYHSPPPPVKSPPPPYYYHSPPPPVKSPPPPYYYHSPPPPVKSPPPPYYYHSPPPPVKSPPPPYYYHSPPPPVKSPPPPYYYHSPPPPMKSPPPPYVYHSPPPPMKSPPPPYYYHSPPPPVKSPPPPPYYYHSPPPPVKSPPPPYYYHSPPPPVKSPPPPYHYNSPPPPVKSPPPPVYIYASPPPPTHY